A single region of the Kryptolebias marmoratus isolate JLee-2015 linkage group LG10, ASM164957v2, whole genome shotgun sequence genome encodes:
- the dio2 gene encoding type II iodothyronine deiodinase: MGSASEDLLVTLQILPGFFSNCLFLALYDSVVLVKRVVTRLSRSRSAGCGEWRPMLTSEGLRSIWNSFLLDAHKQVKLGCEAPNSMVVKVADGPRWNSSISNVTNVRGARIQAEVECHLLDFESSDRPLVVNFGSATUPPFISHLPAFRQLVEDFSDVADFLLVYIDEAHPSDGWVAPPMGPCSFSFRKHQNLEERMGAARKLIEQFSLPPQCQLAADCMDNNTNVAYGVSNERVCIVHQRKIAYLGGKGPFFYNLKDVQQWLEQSYGRR, encoded by the exons ATGGGAAGCGCGAGTGAAGACCTGCTCGTCACACTCCAGATCCTGCCCGGCTTCTTCTCCAACTGCCTGTTCCTGGCTCTGTACGACTCCGTGGTTCTGGTGAAGCGCGTGGTGACGCGCCTGAGCCGCTCGCGCTCCGCCGGCTGCGGGGAGTGGCGCCCCATGCTGACCTCCGAGGGGCTGCGCTCCATCTGGAACAGCTTCCTGCTGGACGCGCACAAGCAG GTGAAACTTGGCTGCGAGGCACCAAACTCCATGGTGGTGAAGGTTGCTGATGGACCTCGGTGGAACAGCTCTATCAGTAATGTGACTAACGTCCGAGGCGCCAGGATCCAAGCCGAGGTCGAATGCCACCTTCTGGATTTTGAGTCGTCTGATCGCCCTCTGGTGGTCAACTTTGGCTCGGCCACCTGACCCCCCTTCATCAGCCACCTGCCTGCTTTCCGGCAGCTGGTGGAGGACTTCAGTGACGTGGCAGATTTTCTGCTGGTGTACATTGACGAGGCTCACCCTTCTGACGGCTGGGTGGCCCCTCCGATGGGGCCGTGCTCTTTCAGTTTCCGGAAACACCAGAACCTGGAGGAAAGAATGGGAGCTGCTCGGAAACTCATCGAGCAGTTCTCCCTGCCGCCGCAGTGCCAGTTAGCGGCCGACTGCATGGACAACAACACAAATGTGGCCTACGGCGTATCCAATGAACGGGTGTGCATAGTGCATCAAAGAAAAATTGCTTACCTGGGAGGGAAGGGACCATTTTTTTACAACCTGAAGGATGTGCAGCAGTGGCTGGAACAGAGCTACGGTAGACGATAG